Proteins co-encoded in one Medicago truncatula cultivar Jemalong A17 chromosome 8, MtrunA17r5.0-ANR, whole genome shotgun sequence genomic window:
- the LOC11410305 gene encoding scarecrow-like protein 15, protein MRVPPPAVSSSSSSPQPKLTTTQNIVVNVPTPNPTPTPTTTTLCYEPRSVLELCRSPSPEKKPSQQEQEHNPEVEQEDHASLPNLDWWDSIMKDLGLQDDSSTPIIPLLKNTNNTSEIYPNPSQDQFDQTQDFTSLSDIYSNNQNLAYNYPNTNTNLDHLVNDFNNNQPNNNTNSNWDFIEELIRAADCFDNNHLQLAQAILERLNQRLRSPTGKPLHRAAFHFKDALQSLLSGSNRTNPPRLSSMVEIVQTIRTFKAFSGISPIPMFSIFTTNQALLEALHGSLYMHVVDFEIGLGIQYASLMKEIAEKAVNGSPLLRITAVVPEEYAVESRLIRENLNQFAHDLGIRVQVDFVPLRTFETVSFKAVRFVDGEKTAILLTPAIFCRLGSEGTAAFLSDVRRITPGVVVFVDGEGWTEAAAAASFRRGVVNSLEFYSMMLESLDASVAAGGGGEWARRIEMLLLRPKIIAAVEAAGRRTTPWREAFYGAGMRPVQLSQFADFQAECLLAKVQIRGFHVAKRQAELVLFWHERAMVATSAWRC, encoded by the coding sequence ATGAGAGTTCCTCCTCCTGCAGTTTCCTCCTCGTCGTCGTCACCACAACCAAAACTCACCACCACTCAAAACATCGTCGTTAACGTCCCAACTCCCAACCCAACACCAACACCGACAACCACCACGTTGTGCTACGAACCGAGGTCCGTTCTCGAGCTTTGTCGTAGCCCTAGCCCAGAAAAGAAACCATCtcaacaagaacaagaacataATCCAGAAGTGGAACAAGAGGATCATGCTTCCTTGCCAAATTTGGATTGGTGGGATTCCATCATGAAAGATTTAGGTTTACAAGACGACTCTTCAACTCCCATAATACCCCTCTTGAAAAACACCAATAATACCTCAGAAATTTACCCTAACCCTTCTCAAGATCAATTTGATCAAACTCAAGACTTCACTTCTCTGTCAGATATTTACTCTAATAACCAAAACCTGGCTTATAATTACCCTAACACAAACACTAATCTGGATCATTTAGTTAATGATTTCAATAATAACCAACCAAACAACAACACCAATAGCAACTGGGATTTCATTGAAGAGCTTATTCGTGCCGCTGATTGTTTcgataacaatcatcttcaacTAGCTCAAGCAATATTAGAGCGGCTGAATCAACGGCTACGATCTCCAACCGGTAAACCATTACACCGTGCCGCGTTTCATTTCAAAGACGCACTTCAATCTCTTCTCTCCGGTTCAAACCGGACTAATCCACCGAGACTTTCATCCATGGTGGAGATTGTTCAAACCATAAGAACCTTCAAGGCCTTTTCTGGAATTTCACCTATTCCAATGTTTTCTATTTTCACAACGAACCAAGCGTTACTCGAAGCGTTGCATGGATCGTTATACATGCACgttgttgattttgaaattggTCTTGGAATTCAATACGCTTCTCTTATGAAAGAGATTGCTGAAAAAGCTGTTAACGGTTCGCCGTTGCTTCGTATCACCGCCGTCGTGCCGGAGGAGTATGCCGTTGAAAGCAGGTTGATTCGTGAGAATCTGAATCAGTTCGCGCATGACCTTGGAATTCGTGTTCAGGTTGATTTTGTGCCGTTGAGGACTTTTGAAACGGTGTCGTTTAAGGCGGTTAGATTCGTCGACGGTGAGAAAACTGCGATTCTGTTAACGCCGGCGATATTCTGTCGACTTGGTTCCGAAGGTACGGCGGCGTTTCTTTCGGATGTGAGGAGGATAACTCCTGGTGTGGTGGTTTTCGTTGACGGTGAAGGATGGACGGAGGCTGCAGCAGCGGCGTCTTTTCGTCGTGGTGTTGTGAATAGTTTGGAGTTTTACTCGATGATGCTGGAGTCATTGGATGCGTCGGTGGCGGCGGGAGGAGGGGGAGAGTGGGCAAGGAGGATCGAGATGCTTTTGCTCCGGCCGAAGATAATAGCGGCGGTGGAAGCTGCCGGAAGAAGAACGACGCCGTGGAGAGAGGCGTTTTACGGCGCCGGAATGAGGCCGGTGCAGTTGAGTCAGTTTGCGGATTTTCAAGCGGAGTGTTTGCTTGCGAAGGTACAAATCAGAGGCTTCCACGTGGCGAAACGACAAGCTGAGTTGGTGCTTTTCTGGCATGAGAGGGCCATGGTTGCCACGTCAGCTTGGCGGtgttag
- the LOC11419004 gene encoding G-box-binding factor 1 isoform X2, which produces MGTKEDSTTKPSKTSSSTQEVPTPTVQPSYPDWSTSMQAYYNPGAAPPPYYASTVASPTPHPYMWGGQHPMMAPYGTPVPYPAMFPPGNIYAHPSMTPSAMHQTTEFEGKGPDGKDKDSSKKPKGTSANTSAKAGEGGKAGSGSGNDGFSHSGDSGSEGSSNASDENQQESARNKKGSFDLMLVDGANAQNNTTGPISQSSVPGNPVVSIPATNLNIGMDLWNASSAGAEAAKMRHNQPGAPGAGALGEQWMQQDDRELKRQKRKQSNRESARRSRLRKQAECEELQKRVEALGGENRTLREELQKLSEECEKLTSENDSIKEDLERLCGPEVVANLE; this is translated from the exons ATGGGGACTAAGGAGGATAGCACAACTAAACCTTCTAAAACATCTTCATCAACTCAG GAAGTACCAACACCAACAGTACAACCATCATATCCAGATTGGTCAACCTCCATGCAG GCCTACTATAATCCTGGAGCCGCTCCGCCTCCCTATTATGCCTCAACTGTGGCTTCACCAACCCCGCATCCTTATATGTGGGGAGGCCAG CATCCTATGATGGCACCATACGGGACTCCAGTTCCGTATCCTGCAATGTTCCCTCCTGGGAATATCTATGCTCATCCTAGCATG ACTCCAAGTGCTATGCACCAAACTACAGAGTTTGAAGGGAAGGGACCTGATGGAAAGGATAAGGATTCATCTAAAAAACCGAAGGGCACTTCTGCAAATACAAGCGCCAAAGCAGGAGAGGGTGGAAAGGCAGGATCAGGTTCAGGCAATGATGGCTTTTCACATAG TGGTGACAGTGGTTCAGAGGGTTCATCTAATGCTAGCGATGAAAACCAACAG GAATCAGCTAGAAACAAGAAGGGAAGCTTTGACCTCATGCTTGTTGATG GAGCCAACGCGCAGAACAATACTACTGGACCCATTTCTCAATCATCTGTTCCTGGAAATCCTGTTGTCTCGATACCTGCAACTAATCTTAATATTGGAATGGACTTATGGAATGCATCTTCTGCTGGTGCTGAAGCCGCCAAAATGAGACACAATCAACCTGGTGCTCCTGGAGCTGGTGCACTTGGTGAACAGTGGATGCAACAA GATGATCGTGAGTTGAAAAGACAGAAGAGAAAACAGTCTAATCGAGAGTCAGCCAGGAGGTCAAGACTACGCAAGCAG GCCGAGTGTGAAGAACTACAAAAGAGGGTGGAGGCGCTGGGAGGTGAGAATCGAACTCTCAGAGAAGAGCTTCAGAAACTTTCTGAAGAGTGTGAGAAGCTTACATCTGAAAACGATTCTATTAAG GAAGACTTGGAACGGTTGTGTGGGCCTGAAGTAGTTGCTAACCTTGAATGA
- the LOC11419004 gene encoding G-box-binding factor 1 isoform X1, protein MGTKEDSTTKPSKTSSSTQEVPTPTVQPSYPDWSTSMQAYYNPGAAPPPYYASTVASPTPHPYMWGGQHPMMAPYGTPVPYPAMFPPGNIYAHPSMVVTPSAMHQTTEFEGKGPDGKDKDSSKKPKGTSANTSAKAGEGGKAGSGSGNDGFSHSGDSGSEGSSNASDENQQESARNKKGSFDLMLVDGANAQNNTTGPISQSSVPGNPVVSIPATNLNIGMDLWNASSAGAEAAKMRHNQPGAPGAGALGEQWMQQDDRELKRQKRKQSNRESARRSRLRKQAECEELQKRVEALGGENRTLREELQKLSEECEKLTSENDSIKEDLERLCGPEVVANLE, encoded by the exons ATGGGGACTAAGGAGGATAGCACAACTAAACCTTCTAAAACATCTTCATCAACTCAG GAAGTACCAACACCAACAGTACAACCATCATATCCAGATTGGTCAACCTCCATGCAG GCCTACTATAATCCTGGAGCCGCTCCGCCTCCCTATTATGCCTCAACTGTGGCTTCACCAACCCCGCATCCTTATATGTGGGGAGGCCAG CATCCTATGATGGCACCATACGGGACTCCAGTTCCGTATCCTGCAATGTTCCCTCCTGGGAATATCTATGCTCATCCTAGCATGGTAGTG ACTCCAAGTGCTATGCACCAAACTACAGAGTTTGAAGGGAAGGGACCTGATGGAAAGGATAAGGATTCATCTAAAAAACCGAAGGGCACTTCTGCAAATACAAGCGCCAAAGCAGGAGAGGGTGGAAAGGCAGGATCAGGTTCAGGCAATGATGGCTTTTCACATAG TGGTGACAGTGGTTCAGAGGGTTCATCTAATGCTAGCGATGAAAACCAACAG GAATCAGCTAGAAACAAGAAGGGAAGCTTTGACCTCATGCTTGTTGATG GAGCCAACGCGCAGAACAATACTACTGGACCCATTTCTCAATCATCTGTTCCTGGAAATCCTGTTGTCTCGATACCTGCAACTAATCTTAATATTGGAATGGACTTATGGAATGCATCTTCTGCTGGTGCTGAAGCCGCCAAAATGAGACACAATCAACCTGGTGCTCCTGGAGCTGGTGCACTTGGTGAACAGTGGATGCAACAA GATGATCGTGAGTTGAAAAGACAGAAGAGAAAACAGTCTAATCGAGAGTCAGCCAGGAGGTCAAGACTACGCAAGCAG GCCGAGTGTGAAGAACTACAAAAGAGGGTGGAGGCGCTGGGAGGTGAGAATCGAACTCTCAGAGAAGAGCTTCAGAAACTTTCTGAAGAGTGTGAGAAGCTTACATCTGAAAACGATTCTATTAAG GAAGACTTGGAACGGTTGTGTGGGCCTGAAGTAGTTGCTAACCTTGAATGA